The sequence below is a genomic window from Flavobacterium lipolyticum.
TGTGCTTCATTTGTGCCAATATAGAAGTGTTGGCAAAGACACAGGCCAAAACAATAATGGCCAATTGTATCATTTGTGGTATTGAGGTTCCGTTAGCAAGAACGTACATGGCCGCAGCACCACCTAAGCAGCTTTGACCAATTACCGCCATTGCAGCTGAACCCATATAGTTTTTATTGAAATTTTCGAATGTTGTTTGATATAGTGTCATGATATTGAGATTTTTATACTACAAAGGTACAGGCACTATAGGGATGCATTTTATGATTTAAATCATATAAACTGAACTATTTTATCGGTATACTTTTCTGTTTATGATTTTTAAAAAACCTTTTTTCTCCAGAGTTTTTATGGTTCTGATGACCGTTTCAACACGCAAACCGGTCAGATCTCCAATCTGTTGTCTTGCAAAATTGATGAGGTATCCATTTGCGTCTTTTTTAAAATTGAAATAGACAATTCCATGATCGATTAGTTTTAAAATGCGATGCTCCGGCTCCTGAGTAGACATCTCTGCCGCCATAACCGATTTATAGTACAGTCGCTGCGCCAGATTTTCGATTATTTTAAGACTGATGTCCGGATTTTCCCCTAGCAGTTTCATGAAACTATTTCTGTTAAGAAGAAGGATTTCCGAATCTTCAACAGTAATGGCATTTGCCGGATATTTTTGATTTAAAAATAAAGGAGGTTCTCCAAAAGGCTGTTCTTTGTAAAAAATACCCTGAATAAATTCACGTCCGTCATCGTTATAATTACTCATTTTTACTTCTCCGGAAACAATCTGATAATAGTACGCGGGCAGATTGTTTTCTTCAAAAATAATTTCATTTTTAGCGAAAGACTTTCTCAAAGCACCATATTTCTGCAGCAGATCAATTGCAATCATAATTTTGTTTAACTATAACACAAATATAATTCATTCAAAATAGTTCTTCTACATCAAAAAACTTTTACTTTTACGCCCACTATGATACAAAAATTACTCAGTTTACGACAGGAAATTTTAGAGGCTAAAAGTAAAGGACAAAAATTACTGGCCATATTATTAGATCCGGATAAAATTGTTTGGGAAAATTTAGATCATTTATTGCTTAAAATAAATCAATCTCCCGCAACACATATTTTTGTAGGAGGAAGTATTGTGCAGGCAACAATTTTAGAAGATTTAATATCTAAATTAAAACAAGAAACCAATTTACCCGTTGTTATATTTCCGGGTGATCCTTCGCAGATTTCACCTCAGGCAGACGCGATTTTGTTCTTATCTTTATTATCAGGCCGAAACCCTGATTATTTAATAGAGTATCAGGTTCAGGCAGCTCCAATTTTAAAAAAGACAAATTTAGAAGTTATTTCGACAGGTTATATTCTGATTGAAAGTGGCAATGAAACTGCTGTAGCCCGTGTAAGCAAAACAAAACCACTGGAAAGGGATAATTTTGATCTGGTTTTGGCAACAGCGCAGGCAGGAGAAATGTTAGGAAGCCAATTGATTTATCTGGAGGCGGGAAGTGGTGCAAAAAAAGCAGTGCCCCTAGAAATGATACGGCTAATTGCTCAAAATGTTGAGATTCCTGTAATTGTTGGTGGAGGAATTGTAGATTTGCATGGAATTCAAAAGGCATATAATGCCGGTGCTGATTTAGTAGTTATTGGAACCGCTTTTGAAAATGACAGCCATTTTTTTGAATCATAAATAAAAACCCAACCTAAACTAACCTGCTCAAGTATGATTGATTTTTTTCTGGACAGTTATAAAAACACTCCTTTATGGCATATTGCCCTGGAGTTTTTAGTTTTTATCTGTGGAATTTTGAGTGTGTGGTTTGCGAAAAAAGAAAATATCTGGGTTTATCCAACCGGTTTGATTGCTACCGTTATTTCGGTTTATCTGTTATATGTTGCGGGTTATATCGGAGATATGATCATCAATGGCTATTTTTCGATTATGAGTATATATGGATGGTATGTATGGAGCAAAGGAGGAACGGTTGAAGACAATTTGCCTATAACACGAACAAATGCCAATGAAAAAATAATTGGAATAGTATTGTTTTTTATAACTGTTTTTGTAGTTTTCGGCATCTATAAATACTTTGATTACGAAATTAGAAACGACAATTATGTCGATATGATTTCATCTGGAATATTTTTTGCAGGAATGTGGTACATGGCGAAGAAAAAGATCGAGAACTGGACGCTTTGGATCATTGGTGATATTATTGTGGTGCCTCTTTACGCTTATCGCGGTTTAGGGATGTTATCACTGCAGTATTTAATTTTTACAATTTTGGCTATTTCAGCTTATTTAGAATGGAGAAAAATCTTAGACAGCAAATAACAGCTATCATAAAAATTGCTTTATTTGGTCCTGAAAGCACAGGAAAAACTACCTTGGCAAAACAACTTGCAGAATATTATGAAACCGAATGGGTTCCTGAGTTCGCACGCGATTATTTGCAGGAAAAATGGGAAGAGAACCAGCACATTTGTGTAGCCGATGATATGATGCCTATTGCATACGGGCAAGTAGCTCTTGAAAATCAAAAGCAGGCTTTGTCAAGTAAGTATCTGTTTTGTGATACCAATTTAATGGTGACAAAGGTTTTCTCTGAAATGTATTATGGATTTTGTGATCCGCTTTTAAACGAAGCAGCATTAGAGCATGAATACGATTTATTTTTCCTGACTGATATTGATATCCCCTGGGAAAAAGATGACATTAGAGATACTCCTGAAGGTCGTGAAACCGTATTTTCAGTTTTCAAACAGACTCTTATTGATACTAAAAAACCTTTTATTACTCTTTCCGGAGATAAAGAAAGCCGTTTGACTAAAGCGATAGCGATCATAGAGCAATTAGCTGTCGCAAAACAGCACGGTATTTCATCTGAAGATTTTGTTCAGATATACGAACATGGAATTTCTTTTGAAAAGATTTTACAGCAGCTGCAAAATTTTAAGAACGGAATAAACAAGTCTAATTTGATTAGTCCGGCCACAATTGACAGTGGTGTATTAAGTTTATCAGAAGCAGAATTTGAAGAAAAAGCAGCTTTTTTTGATCTTAAAAAATCAGAAATTAAGCTGAAAAAGTTTGTTCCGGCTTCGGGTGCAGCCAGCAGAATGTTTAAATTTTTAAGCGCTTTTCTGAATGAGTTTGACATTCAAAAAGAAACTATCAACGCTTATATCAACCGTAAAAACGATAAAGAGCTGTCTATTTTTATAGTGGCTATGGAGAAATTTGCATTTTTTAAAGCGGTTGATAAAAAGTTAAAAGAAATCTACCCAGAGTTTGAAATGCTGGATCGGGATCATAAAAATTATTATTTTATAAAAACATTGTTGTCTGTTGATTACTTTGATTTTGCAAATAAACCAAAGGCAGTTTTACCTTTTCATCAATACAAAAGACATATTGCAAATCCAATCGAAGAACATTTGAACGAATGTATTCGCTATGCTTCATCCAATCAGATTTCTAATTTGCATTTTACCGTTTCAGAAGCACATCAAAGTTTGTTTGAGAATCAAATAAAGGTTCTTAAAGAAAAAATAGAAAAAGATTCGGGAGTTAAAATAGACATCTCTTATTCCTATCAAAATAAAAGTACCGATTCTATTTGTGTAGACGTTAAAAATAATCCAATTCGGGATAAAAACAATAAATTAGTTTTTAGACCCGGAGGACATGGTGCGCTAATTGAGAATTTAAATGAACTTGATGCGGATGTTATTTTTGTCAAAAACATTGACAATGTAATTCAAAATCATATGGATCAGATTGCATTGTATAAAAAAGCATTAGCAGGGACTTTAATTAAGATACAGCAAAAAGTTTTTAGTTATTTAAATGCAATTGAAAAAGGAGAGATACGAGAGAAAGATCTTGAAGAAATCGTGATCTTTTTATCAAAAGAACTTAATGTTGAGTTGAATAGTGACTATAGTAAGTTTACTTTCGAAAATAAAATCAATAAGATAAAAAGCTTATTAGACAGGCCAATTCGTGTTTGTGGAATGGTGAAAAATGAAGGAGAGCCCGGAGGAGGTCCGTTTTGGGTAGTGAGCCCCAAAGGATCAGTTTCGTTGCAGATTGTAGAGGCTTCGCAAATCGATCTGACAAACAAAAAACAACAGGAAATCTTGGCTTCGGCCACTCATTTTAATCCTGTTGATTTAGTTTGCGGAATCAAAAATTATAAAAACGAAAAATTTGATTTACTGCAATTTGTAGATCAAAACACTGGTTTTATTGTCGAAAAAAGTGTGGATGGGAAATTGGTAAAGAGTTATGAGCTTCCGGGACTTTGGAACGGAGCAATGGCCAATTGGCTTACTATTTTTGTGGCAGTACCCTTAATTACCTTTAATCCAGTGAAAACAGTAAACGATTTATTAAAAGCTGCGCATCAGCCACAATAATGGATATCGAAAAAATCATATCAGAGTTGCGTTTTAAAGCCGTACGAAGCAGTGGTGCGGGCGGACAAAATGTAAACAAAGTGTCATCAAAAGTGGTGTTGACTTTTGATTTGAATGTGTCTCAGGCACTGTCTGAAGAAGAAAAGCTGCTTTTGCAAAAGAATATAGCAGCGCGTTTAACCACAGAAAATATCCTGATTTTAAATTGCGATGAAGATAGAAGTCAGCTAAAAAACAAAGATATTGTTATAAAACGCTTTTTAGAGGTAATTAAAAAAGGGCTGTATGTTCCTAAAGTTCGTAAAGCCACTAAAATTCCTAAATCGGTAATTAAAAAGCGTATCAAGGATAAAAAGAACGTTTCGGAAATCAAACAATCCAGAAAGAAACCAAATATCGATTAAGTAGAAATTCCAAATCTCAAATTCCAAATTCCTGAAAAAAAAGATCAGTTTAAAATGGAATTTGAGATTTTGAATTTTGATATTACTATTGATTTTTGAAATTTTTAACATTACATTTGCATCGTCTCAAAGGGGTGCTCTAAATAACGAGCTGAGATCATACCCAAAGAACCTGAGCGAGTAATGTTGCTAAGGGAAAAACGACAAATTTTAGCGTGCACACTATATTTTGTCGTGAAACTTTTATTAATTTAACAAAAAGAATAATTCCCCCTTTTATTCGTAAATTTTTTACGGATGAAAACTATTTTTAAAGGTGCTGAGGTGCTAAGTTACAAAGGTTCTAAGATTCAAAAGTCGAGCAGAACCAAATCTATTTTCTTACTTCTTTTTTCTATTTTCTTTTCTCAATTTTCTTTCGCGCAAGGGCAGGACTCTACTAAAGTGAACAAACTGGATGATGTTTTAGTTTCGGCAGTTCGTGTTACTGCTAAAACTCCGGTAAGTTTTAGTAATCTTGATAAAAAGGACATTAAATTTAGAAACCTGGGACAGGATATTCCAATTCTAATGAATTATTTGCCATCGGTGGTAACTACTTCTGATGCAGGAGGAGGTATAGGATACACCGGAATCAGGGTGCGTGGTAGTGATGCTACAAGAGTAAATGTGACCATTAACGGAATTCCATATAATGATGCTGAAAGTCAGGGAACCTTTTGGGTAAATATGCCTGATTTTGCTTCTTCTGTGGAGAGTTTACAATTGCAAAGAGGTGTTGGAACTTCTACTAATGGTTCTTCTGCTTTTGGAGCGAGTTTGAATATGCTGACGGATAATTATGCTACGAAAGCAACCGGAGAAATTTCAAGCTCTTACGGAAGTTTCAATTCAAATAAAAATACCGTAAAATTCAGTACAGGCTTACTAAATGATCATTTTGAGCTCGCAGGGCGTTTGTCTACCATTAAATCAGATGGATACGTAGATCGTGCAAGTTCAGATTTAAAATCGTATTTTCTTCAGGGAACTTATATTGGTAAAACAACTTTAATTAAGGCGCTGGTTTTTGGTGGAACCGAAAGAACATACCAGTCCTGGAACGGAATTGATGCTGAAAAACTAAATTCAGATCGTACTTATAATTCAGCCGGAAAATATAAAGATGAAGCCGGAAATGTTCATTTTTATGATAATGAAACTGATAATTACAAACAAAACCATTATCAATTGCATTGGAGTGAATCAATTTCTGATAAATGGAGCAGCAACTTAGCTCTTCATTACACTAAAGGGCAAGGATACTACGAAAACTTCAAATATAACGAGCCAATTAAAGGGTATGGGCCGATTCAGCCTACTAAAATGGTAGAAAATGACCTTGGAGAATTAGTTCCGGGAACTGATTTAATTCGTCAGAAATGGTTAGACAATGATTTTTACGGGACCACTTTTTCTGTAAAATATAAAGAAGAAAAATTAGACGTAATCGTAGGCGGTGGCTGGAATAAATATGAGGGAGCTCATTTTGGTAAAGTAATCTGGGCCAGAAATTCTGCTCAGGCGCTGCCGGGAGATCATTACTATGATGATTTTTCAACCAAAACAGATGGAAATATCTTCGCGAAAGCCAATTATCAGTTAACAGAAAAACTTAGTTTTTATGGCGATTTGCAATATAGAAATGTAACGTACAAAGCCAACGGAAAAGATACAGGATTGGTTGATGACAGTTTTAATTTCTTTAATCCGAAAGCAGGTTTAAATTACGCAATCAATTCAAAAAACACCCTTTACTTTTCATACGCAAGAGCCAATCGTGAGCCTAACAGAACCGATTATGAAGGTGGAAATGTAAAACCTGAAAAACTAAATGATTTTGAACTGGGCTGGAGATTCAATTCAGATAAATTTCAATTGAATTCGAATGTGTATTATATGGCCTACAAAGATCAGTTGATTTTGACTGGAAGATTGGACGATGTTGGAGCTCCAATTCGTGCTAACACTGAGAAAAGCTACCGTTTAGGTCTAGAAGTTGATGCCACCATACAACTTTCTGAAAAGTTTATCCTTAGACCGAATTTTACTTTAAGCAGTAATAAAAATATTGATTTAGCTGTTGAAGGTACACATTACGGAACAACCAATATCGCTTATTCACCATCAGTAATTGCGGGAAATATTATTGTATACAGTCCGATCCAAAATCTGCACATTTCGTTATTGCAGAAGTTTGTAGGAGAACAATACATGAACAATATTGAATTACCGGCAGCAAAATTGGCAGACTATTTTGTAAATGATTTGAATGTGTCTTATGAAATCAAACCAAAATCAGTATTCAAATCAATTTTGATTACTGGTCTGGTGAACAATTTTCTGGATAAAAAATATGTTTCAAACGGAGCAATGTGGGATGTTTATCCTTCCTATTATCCTCAGGCAGGAATTAATTTCTTAGCCGGATTGACATTGAAATTCTAAAAAAGTAAGAAGTCAAACGTAAAATGTAAAAAGCCTGAAAAAATAACTTTTCAGGCTTTTGTTTTTTTAATTGTAAACGTGAATTATTGTTCCGGTAAATTCTACGCGATATTGTTTTAAGGGATAATCTTTACCTCCCAATCCGGTAAATAAACTATAAGCTGTTTTATCGCAGGAACAAACTGCATTTATGCCGTCAATTGTCATGGCGGTGCAGGAAGTTACGGGCTGATTTGGACAGGCGGCATCAAACGCATTGTAACCACTTCCGGTATTAAAAATGATAACTCCTTTTGCTCCGTAATTTGGAATAATCACGCCATTACTTACAAATTTAAGATTGGAATAAGCAGGCAGATTAGTATCAATAGACAGGTTAACTGCATAACTAGGAATGTAAGGGTTTTTGTCGCGTCTACTATTTTCACTGCAGGAGAAAAGCACAGAGACAAAGACGATTAAGCACCAGAATTTTTTCATTATTTTAATAAGAATTAGTGAAACAAAAATAAATTATTTACATTTGGATTCTATATGATTAACATATAATTATGTACTATTAAAAATAATAGTATATTTGTAATTAAGAAATCCCGTCCCGATGGGATTTTTTGTATTTATATAAACGACGAAGTTATGAGTAAAGTATCTTATTATACAGCAGAAGGATTAAAAAAATTAAAAGATGAGTTGGAACATTTAAAAAGTGTAATGCGTCCAAAGGCATCTCAAGATATAGCAGAAGCAAGAGATAAAGGAGATTTGTCTGAAAATGCGGAGTATGATGCTGCAAAAGAAGCACAAGGTTTATTAGAAATGAGAATTGCTAAACTGGAAGAAGTGTATTCTAATGCAAGATTAATTGACGAATCACAATTAGATGTTTCGAAGGCATTGGTTCTTTCTAATGTGAAAATTAAGAATCAAAGCAATGGAATGGAAATGAAATATACACTTGTTGCTGAAAGTGAAGCAGATTTAAAAACAGGAAAAATCTCTGTAACGTCTCCTATTGGAAAAGGGTTACTGGGAAAATCTGTTGGAGAAGTAGCTGAAATTACGGTTCCAAATGGAGTTTTGAAATTTGAAATCCTTGAAATCACCAGAGACTAATTTTTTGCGTTTAATCGTTAAGTCGGTTAGACGATTCACCCAATAAACAAAGAAATAATGCCATCAATATTTACCAAAATAGTAAACGGAGAAATTCCTGCTTATAAAATTGCTGAGGATGATAATTATCTGGCTTTTTTAGATGTAAACCCAAATGCAAAAGGACATACGCTTTGTATTCCGAAACAAGAAATCGACAAGATTTTTGATATGGAAGAGGAGTTGTATTTAGGATTAATGAAGTTTTCTAAGAGAATTGCAGCAGCACTGGAAAAAACGGTTCCTTGCAAAAGAGTTGGAGTGGCAGTTGTTGGTCTTGAAGTGCCTCACGCACACGTGCACTTGATTCCGTTAAACGAAATGGATGAAATGCGTTTTCAAAATAAAGTTTCACTTTCTAAAGAAGAATTTGAGGCTTTGGCCAAAGATATTCAGGCTAATTTATAAAACACC
It includes:
- a CDS encoding DUF4301 family protein; protein product: MEKNLRQQITAIIKIALFGPESTGKTTLAKQLAEYYETEWVPEFARDYLQEKWEENQHICVADDMMPIAYGQVALENQKQALSSKYLFCDTNLMVTKVFSEMYYGFCDPLLNEAALEHEYDLFFLTDIDIPWEKDDIRDTPEGRETVFSVFKQTLIDTKKPFITLSGDKESRLTKAIAIIEQLAVAKQHGISSEDFVQIYEHGISFEKILQQLQNFKNGINKSNLISPATIDSGVLSLSEAEFEEKAAFFDLKKSEIKLKKFVPASGAASRMFKFLSAFLNEFDIQKETINAYINRKNDKELSIFIVAMEKFAFFKAVDKKLKEIYPEFEMLDRDHKNYYFIKTLLSVDYFDFANKPKAVLPFHQYKRHIANPIEEHLNECIRYASSNQISNLHFTVSEAHQSLFENQIKVLKEKIEKDSGVKIDISYSYQNKSTDSICVDVKNNPIRDKNNKLVFRPGGHGALIENLNELDADVIFVKNIDNVIQNHMDQIALYKKALAGTLIKIQQKVFSYLNAIEKGEIREKDLEEIVIFLSKELNVELNSDYSKFTFENKINKIKSLLDRPIRVCGMVKNEGEPGGGPFWVVSPKGSVSLQIVEASQIDLTNKKQQEILASATHFNPVDLVCGIKNYKNEKFDLLQFVDQNTGFIVEKSVDGKLVKSYELPGLWNGAMANWLTIFVAVPLITFNPVKTVNDLLKAAHQPQ
- a CDS encoding HIT family protein, encoding MPSIFTKIVNGEIPAYKIAEDDNYLAFLDVNPNAKGHTLCIPKQEIDKIFDMEEELYLGLMKFSKRIAAALEKTVPCKRVGVAVVGLEVPHAHVHLIPLNEMDEMRFQNKVSLSKEEFEALAKDIQANL
- a CDS encoding TonB-dependent receptor gives rise to the protein MKTIFKGAEVLSYKGSKIQKSSRTKSIFLLLFSIFFSQFSFAQGQDSTKVNKLDDVLVSAVRVTAKTPVSFSNLDKKDIKFRNLGQDIPILMNYLPSVVTTSDAGGGIGYTGIRVRGSDATRVNVTINGIPYNDAESQGTFWVNMPDFASSVESLQLQRGVGTSTNGSSAFGASLNMLTDNYATKATGEISSSYGSFNSNKNTVKFSTGLLNDHFELAGRLSTIKSDGYVDRASSDLKSYFLQGTYIGKTTLIKALVFGGTERTYQSWNGIDAEKLNSDRTYNSAGKYKDEAGNVHFYDNETDNYKQNHYQLHWSESISDKWSSNLALHYTKGQGYYENFKYNEPIKGYGPIQPTKMVENDLGELVPGTDLIRQKWLDNDFYGTTFSVKYKEEKLDVIVGGGWNKYEGAHFGKVIWARNSAQALPGDHYYDDFSTKTDGNIFAKANYQLTEKLSFYGDLQYRNVTYKANGKDTGLVDDSFNFFNPKAGLNYAINSKNTLYFSYARANREPNRTDYEGGNVKPEKLNDFELGWRFNSDKFQLNSNVYYMAYKDQLILTGRLDDVGAPIRANTEKSYRLGLEVDATIQLSEKFILRPNFTLSSNKNIDLAVEGTHYGTTNIAYSPSVIAGNIIVYSPIQNLHISLLQKFVGEQYMNNIELPAAKLADYFVNDLNVSYEIKPKSVFKSILITGLVNNFLDKKYVSNGAMWDVYPSYYPQAGINFLAGLTLKF
- the pnuC gene encoding nicotinamide riboside transporter PnuC, whose product is MIDFFLDSYKNTPLWHIALEFLVFICGILSVWFAKKENIWVYPTGLIATVISVYLLYVAGYIGDMIINGYFSIMSIYGWYVWSKGGTVEDNLPITRTNANEKIIGIVLFFITVFVVFGIYKYFDYEIRNDNYVDMISSGIFFAGMWYMAKKKIENWTLWIIGDIIVVPLYAYRGLGMLSLQYLIFTILAISAYLEWRKILDSK
- a CDS encoding Rieske (2Fe-2S) protein, whose translation is MKKFWCLIVFVSVLFSCSENSRRDKNPYIPSYAVNLSIDTNLPAYSNLKFVSNGVIIPNYGAKGVIIFNTGSGYNAFDAACPNQPVTSCTAMTIDGINAVCSCDKTAYSLFTGLGGKDYPLKQYRVEFTGTIIHVYN
- a CDS encoding Crp/Fnr family transcriptional regulator — protein: MIAIDLLQKYGALRKSFAKNEIIFEENNLPAYYYQIVSGEVKMSNYNDDGREFIQGIFYKEQPFGEPPLFLNQKYPANAITVEDSEILLLNRNSFMKLLGENPDISLKIIENLAQRLYYKSVMAAEMSTQEPEHRILKLIDHGIVYFNFKKDANGYLINFARQQIGDLTGLRVETVIRTIKTLEKKGFLKIINRKVYR
- the greA gene encoding transcription elongation factor GreA, which gives rise to MSKVSYYTAEGLKKLKDELEHLKSVMRPKASQDIAEARDKGDLSENAEYDAAKEAQGLLEMRIAKLEEVYSNARLIDESQLDVSKALVLSNVKIKNQSNGMEMKYTLVAESEADLKTGKISVTSPIGKGLLGKSVGEVAEITVPNGVLKFEILEITRD
- a CDS encoding geranylgeranylglyceryl/heptaprenylglyceryl phosphate synthase — encoded protein: MIQKLLSLRQEILEAKSKGQKLLAILLDPDKIVWENLDHLLLKINQSPATHIFVGGSIVQATILEDLISKLKQETNLPVVIFPGDPSQISPQADAILFLSLLSGRNPDYLIEYQVQAAPILKKTNLEVISTGYILIESGNETAVARVSKTKPLERDNFDLVLATAQAGEMLGSQLIYLEAGSGAKKAVPLEMIRLIAQNVEIPVIVGGGIVDLHGIQKAYNAGADLVVIGTAFENDSHFFES
- the arfB gene encoding alternative ribosome rescue aminoacyl-tRNA hydrolase ArfB, whose product is MDIEKIISELRFKAVRSSGAGGQNVNKVSSKVVLTFDLNVSQALSEEEKLLLQKNIAARLTTENILILNCDEDRSQLKNKDIVIKRFLEVIKKGLYVPKVRKATKIPKSVIKKRIKDKKNVSEIKQSRKKPNID